The window ACCAAGAGAAAGACTGACATTTAGGATATAAACAAAAGATGCTTGAATGGAATGAATAAGGAACACTATGGGGTTTTAGAGGAAGTGTATGGTTCATTACCAGTTCACCTGCTATGAATACCACTATGTTGGTACAGTCACTATGGCAGAACAGACTGTCTACAGAAATGAACTGCATGAGTGGTGGATAATAAAGTTATGTGGTGTCTTGTCTCAGGATTGTTTTCTAAGAACTTCTTCCAGGACCTGCTGATTCAACTTCACAGTATTAATGCCCTACTGAAATCACATCTAGTCATCTGTTTTTATAGTTAAAAAtaacatgttaaatgttttataattaaaATGTGATAACATTGTATtatggggcggctgtagctcagtgggtagagctggtggaccagtgataggaaggtcgctggttcgaatcccctgctcccctggggtgggactgagctacatgctgaagtatccttgagcaagatactgaaccccagaattgctcctgatgtgcaatTGGCACCCTAtagggcagccactgccatcagtaagggggTCCTGCAATGAGTTGGCGACTtgttcagggtgtaccctgacCTTTGCCCATAAGACAAACCGCAACCCCCCATGGGGGGAATAAGTGGTGGAAAAGAAATCAAAACGAAACATTGTATTATGAAAAGGTGGTTGGGGTAATATCATAAAATATTATGAAACCAAAAGATATAAATGATAAATCTACTACCTTTTGGCTTATGATTTtgtcttaaaggagaacaaagAACATATGTGTGGAAAAAAGTGTCTTATTATATGAAAAGACATGTCCTGAAGATGTATTTTAGTTATAATGGGATGTTTAGCAAATCAAAGTGATAAGTTGTTCAATTATCTAGTTAGCAATCATCAAATTAATCACGGTCTGGATTTTCTATTCAAAACCCCAGAATCTTGGCACTAACTGAggcatttccttttttaatctGGTGTGATGCTGGGGGAACAGAATGAACAGGTCTGACCCTTTGAGACTGAGATCAGGTAGAAATTCTATATACACTTCAGTGCTTTGTTAATTGTTGTGTTATCCCATTAAAGTCTCACCTGGTTGAGTTTACAGGGCACTTCAGGGTACTCCTCTCGTAGCACCTGGCAGAAGGCCAGGGTGCTAGCAGCTCCAACTGTCAGGAAGCCTGTACCAGGCATCAGCAATttctcacctgctcctcctgtagcacagagcagcagagtgtAGAGAACTACCTGCACATCACAgtcatgttttaactgttaACCAGAGCTAGGCAGAGTGCTGGAGTTGTGGTTGAAGTGACTGTAGACAACAATGCACAGATGGAAGCAGTGATGGAACGTAAAATAAGTACAATTACACAGGTtctgtactcaagtacaatttttttttacatacatgtaaatatgggTATAATTTACTTGACTTAACTatataatttaacttaatgttaTTTTGATACTAAAGTagatttattgccagaaaatgtCTTGTCTTCTTtaaaacttttactcaagtactattctgGCTGACTTTTAATTTTACCAAAGTTATATTTTAGCCCAATATCCTTACTTTACTCAAGAATGAAtattgggtactttttacaacactgaatGAAACACCAGACATTGGTCCAAATCTGGGCCtctgatcatttttattttggttggCTGGCTCTGGCCATGATTTGGGCTTTTTCTAGTTTCCTCGGGTCATTCTTGGCTTACATCTGGCCATGCCTGCTCATGGCTCAGATCTGCATACAGAAGTGGACCATGTAAGTTCTCTCATTCCACACAGTATGTGGGCTTGATGAACGTGTCTGGTGCAATTTTGCTATATGGGACAGAGAATTATTACCTGACTGCAGGTTGCCTCAGCACACTGAACTATTTAGCTCTTCTCTGTGCCTGTTGGATGTGTGAATATGCAACAGTTTGATAACAAATTGACTTTGTAAGGTTATTGTAAAATAATGTAGGGGTTGTGTTATTgaccccaagtggccaaaaagagaaaaaaaatgaaaacagctttAACAAATCATGTTTCCTGCTTGCTTACTTTTATCACAAAGACCAAAGTATAATGACTGTTATTCTTTTAATTATTGCTGTGCGTAGCCTGTTGGGATCAACAGATGAATTTGTGAATATCATTGGGACTGACTAAGCCTGACCAGGTTATTAAACTCCATCCCCTGTCTTTGTTCAGTCTCTTCTCCCACTGGCCCCCTGCCCACTGAGCTCTTTCTCTGGAGCCCCCTGCCAGACCTCTTCCCTCCTGGTCTCTCTTAAAACAGGCCCACAGTACTGCTCTCCACAGCAGCGCTGCAAGGTCCTGTTGGTACCCAAGCACTAGCACAGGCAGCTGTGGCACAAAGCTTACCAGCTAACTTCATTAGGAAGAGGAACACAACGTGCGTAAGCACAGGGCTACAAAAGAAGGCCAAGCACTGCACAGCAAGCGTTCAGAACCATACATGAACCCAGCTTGGCATCAGCTAAGGAACCACTAGCATAGCCAAATATAGCCTAAATCCCCTATAAATGTTGCATAATACCCCAACACTTCTGTGTGTAGAAGACCAACATTAATTCATTCAGTTATGCTCACATGCAGACACGCACAGCCAACACCATATTTGACAGAGCCTTTGCAGCTTATAGAGATAAATGAGTAAAGTCACCTGTTATGAAGGTGTAGGTACAGTTGGAGTCGTCCCTCACGAGGGGGAAGAAGGTCTTCCATGACACAAATGTGCTGAACAGTAATGTCTCAATTACCTGTAGAGTAGACgggaaattaaatatataatatgcaggcaaaaatgttcatgttttatttttattttcatttttgtaagGACAATCCTCCATAACTGCCACTaagagaaacaaaatgtataaatgcatGATTGAATGcaaagaaaatacattatttgttCAAAACTGGCAGTCTTATTTATTAGTCTAACTGATGcctggtatgtgtgtgtgtgttcacccagTGTAGGTCTTTGAGAGTCTGAGTGTGTGGGGGTCCGCCCTGCCACCAGCTGAAGCCCAGGGATGAGACGATGTCTGTCACCTTCCCCACCGCCTTCAGCAGAGCCTGCTTTGCCTGCTCTGCTCCCTCCTCTGAGCCTGGAACAGAGGGAAGAGTTcacaagagaaaagacagacTTCCAGGTGGTGGTCCAGCTGAGACTGTCCTTCAGAAGGAGTAAAGATGCctttaaaacagcattttagaCCTATATGTGTGACTGTGATTCGAATGAAACAGGATTTTAATGGCTGATGTTGATGGAGTGTTTGCTTGAAGCTGCTATCCTCTGTCAATATAATTTGAAGCGCAGTGGGGCTCAGTAACATTTGTTCAGATGTTTAGTCCAGCACTTCGATGCAGacagacatttttaaacatattacTGTGCTCCCCTGATTTTTCATGTTGTGCCATCAGCAGAACAAAGCTTTCATCTATCCAGTAAAATATCTGCCAAATCATGTTAACATTCCCAGACAATGAATCCTTTCATATTAAAATacctcttttttatttccacagACCCAGCTATagatgtcctgaggtctccttaaaacatccagtggtgcAATGCTTACAAATGTAGAAATGCAAtactacatgttttttttttttactttaaataatGAATATTTTTACCAATTTTGAAATGCAGTCTCAAAGCTCTGATCACTGGCTTGTAAGTAGATAAACCGCCATCCCCTCCATCCCCTGATATTGAAGTCTGGTTGTTAAAATATAATCTGATATGACACGTATTGTAGACATGTCAATGTGGTAGGTAGCCTTTAACACTAACAAATAATTATAACAACTGACTTTTAATCTCACACTGCAATCTGGTAAAAAATGGTAAATATGATTTATGACTAAATACCCCCAGCCTCAGCTGCAGTGTGTTAAGAGCTTTCTAACAAACACTAACATAGAAACAAATTAAACTTAGGTGGTGAACATGGTGGATATCATACCTGCTAGACATCTATATTCAGGATTATCATCGTGAGCATGTTAGCTTTCTAACATTTGCATTTAGCTCAATGCACAACTATGCTGAAGAACAGCTTCACAACGATGCTAGCATGGGTAAAGCTCTCATAAGAGCAAAATCATCTTTATGTATCCATCACATTTGTCCTGGTGTAATGAACTTTGCAGCCTCTGCTAGAATGCGAGAGATACTTTTCAAGACAGCCTGGATTCTGTATGTCGTATTCCTAAAGCTGAGACAATTAGTTGATTAAATAATTGATCATAagacaattaatttattttgataattgattaattgtttcaatgatttcttttttaaaaatggaataTAAGCTGGTTCCCGCTTCTTAAAtttgaagatttgctgctttttttctaatttataaCAAAAGATGAAGAGTCTCtttggattgttggttggaaaaaataagcaatttgaagatgtcactttgggctctgggaaattgtggtGACCAATTTCACAATGTTTTGCCATTGTACAGATGAGACATCAATTTGTCAATTAACTgtgaaataatcagcagattaatcactaatgaaaataatttggCCATACCACTTACAGTCTCCCACATGGTGAGTATTAAATAGTAAAGCCTCTCACTTCCTGAATACTCAGTAGCTTCAaatatcatcagggaggaaCCTGACTTACCCACATTCCCCACTATGGTGGTGAGGTTATCCTTTGTGGTGGCAGACATGAGTGATCGGAGTCTGTCCAGCCGACTGCTATCCCTGGAGATCACTGCGACTTtgaaacctgcacacacacacacacacacacacacacacacacacacacacaccagatcaGATACAACATTAATCTACTGTTCAGACAGATAAAAACAGCATCTTTGACAAAGATACAGTGGGACTAATCCCTccaacatgaaaatgaacattCACTAGTAGTCCCACATCGTCATCATCTTTCGTTTGGAAAGGTTATGAGTAGATAAATGTGACAAAGTAGCAGAAGTTAACTTTATGCTTACTTCAAACAGCAACGCTACAAATGCAAAGGAAATCTGAAATCAGTGCACTCTCATTACCATGTCCTCTACTGTCTCTGTCAATGGTGTATGCAGAGTGCAGAGACAGCagatttcagctgtaggactgtaACAGGGATGAACATGGTACCAAGAGCAACTATTCAAAATAAGTTGATGATGGGCTGTAGCACAGAGTCTGAAACCAGAGCTCACATCAACTCACCACTTGTTGATCAAACCTTTGATCCGGCATGAATTATTTCCTCTGATTATTATTTGACATTGTAAACTTCACGATCTTGGTTAGAGATTCAGTTAAGCTTTCATAGCTCTAAACAATTGCTGCCCCTTCAAAATATATGacattatcattaacaatgGTTCATGATTTCATGCCTACAACACATATGTGCTCAGAACAGTTGGTATATCACTGTGCGTGCAGCCAAAACCATTTATGATGGCTTTGTTTTCTGGCAGGTTcatttctgccagaaaacattTCGACCGGAACAATGAACACCAGTGTGTGAAGCAGCGTTTTTCGATTTGGGCCAAATAGATTACTGGATCTGTCAGTGAGGCGATATGTGACAGATGTGGCGATAAACAGGAAAGTTTTGGCACGCAGAGGCTCCGTCAACATCGGATTAAATAACAGTCATTCAAGAATTCAAAGACAAACAATAGTCATGAATTATGGAATACTCATAAAATTCACTCAAACTGTCTTCTCTGCAGCTCGTGATTATGGAATTCCCCGTGCGTAAAATCCGCGAGACAGACACCTGTGCGTAAAACTGTTTTAACACTATctgcattattttttaaatcggcattaacaggaaacaaaaacagtcaataTTTCAATAGTTCCTGTACATGTCCTTTCAGAAGAAGACAAGGGTTTTATTTGTGTCCCCGGCAGCTTACCTTTGTCCAGCAGTGCTTTAACTACGCCGGAGCCCACTGTCCCCGCTCCTCCTAAAACTAACACAACCCTGTCCGAGTTTGACATGCTTGCTGCCGCTGCAAAGGGCTGCTGACGGATGGAAGGTGACACTCTGAGTACGATGGAAGAGATAGTGCATAGTTTGCCGGCCCGCATGCTTTAAACTGAACTCAGGAACTCAGTAACGCCCCTCTCCCAAGACACGCCCGCCAGTCAGCAAAAGACCACAGTCCTCATCCTATGATACagacgcgcgcgcgcgcgcacgcacgcacgcacacacacacacacacacacacacacacacacagtgttgtatCGAGCTCTGTTTCCTCTTCGAGTCCCGCCCCCGTCCGAAATGGCCCGAAGGGCGAAGGAAGCGCGCGTTCACAAGAAACTCGCCCCCGAGCTGTTGTGCTCGTACCACAGAGACACTGTGGAGAAAGCTGAAGTTCAAAAGTGACTTTTAGCGAGTTTTATCTGACCATGTTGTATTGTAGAAGTGAAATCCAAATTTCATAACTGTctagttacatttttaaactgggACAACAGCACATATGTTTTATATGTCTTTATTAACACAACCAACTACTGTTATTTCtattaataaaatatattatatttgtgagagacttttaatatttttaatattatgGACTTTTTGAAGAAAGTGTTCTCATTCATTTATAGGCTAAATATAAATCgctattttattatatttgtcTTAAATCCAGCTCCATTATAGCAGGTAaagcacatcctgacagcttggaatattactgtcagatactgttccccctctgtttcatatgaaaggaggctcacacatctttcaaattcatacacctgacttctttccccacaacagataagtcctgtccTGTCCAGGACTGCTGTAAATGGACAAAGCATTTGTCCATTTAcagcagggggaacgcatcctgacagcttggattATTACTGTCAGATATTGTTCTCCCTCTGTTCAGTATTAAAGGAGGCTCAGACAAGTATTAAAGACTTTAAtaacattaaacaaaatatagTGTATACTTGCTTAGTATACACTTAATTACTTAACACACAATTATTATTCAAattcaataaatacaaaattaaatggcaaaatgtgcaatatttaacacatcaaacatcatttaaccacatcaaaataattttaaaaaatgataaatatgaaaatgttcatATAGGCTTTGTAAAGAAAACATCCACATTTATCAATTTCTTATTTTAGTCTTTTAAGttcttttaagttttttcaGGATGCTGCACATACAAATTTGTCCTCTGTCTTTGGCCTTCCAACACATACATAGTGGAACCATCGTCCACAGGCATCAGAGGATATCTGTAGTgcaaaaacatttgaacatttgtgtcatAATGTAAACATCAATTATAATTCCTTCACCATTATTAGCTTGGGGGATGATAGTGTTTTTAAGATAGTGCTTCAGCACTTGCTACTTGGGGGGACTTTCAGCCactgaagaaaatgtaaatgaggaCTGCAATTTATTATATCTAAGGGTATGTAAACTAGATAGGTAACGAACACCACATGCGTCGATCATGACCTTGTGACGACATGTCAGTGCATCTCTTAGAGGAGCTCATTGGATAAACTGAACATCCCAATTAAAGCTCAATTTCAGTAGCCTATTTGCACAGGAGAACCCCGAATGAGACATCGCTCAAGTTGAAGAACTTTGGGAAAGCTATAAAAAAGGTATGTAAATTGtgctgtaaataaataacaatataattaaagctgcaagcagcgatgaacgggcccttgCAGTCCACGCATGTCGGGGCATGTTGCCGTTGGGGCGTGCCGCGTACCCGGCCCAATCGGCCAATCATTGTGTATGCATCTCTAAACTGTCCCTCTTTTggacagtgcaggaaggggCTAAATGCCATTTCCTGTTTCCAACATGTGGCTCTTTGACCTCTGTTGAGGAAGTTGTTCCGTTATAATTTGGTTGCCTTCTCCTGGCGGAATTCAATAATTTACGCTGATGTCAGAAGAAGTTCCTGCAGTCTACATGaagaacaaataatgagaggaCTACACTTTCCTGACAGATCTTTTAAAAGAAGTTTGCATCCATTAGCAAGGCAGCACTACCCTCTGGTGGAGAAAGCCTGAATGTAGGCCATAGTAGAAATTTCTAAACCGTGAATCAAGTGAGAATCGTGAATAAGGAGGCTATTGTAGTGGGTAATGGGCCCCTATTGTTTGAGACAAAGTATGCAAACTGAGAGATAACTCCACCCCAGCTTGTTTCTCACAACTTGCTCATTTTTGTGGGATTTTTTGCTAATCGCTAAAACTGACAACTAAAATGACAatatctgacttcctgttgggttcaggttATTGATCAAATAGGATTTTTGGTGCATTTGGTCATGATATACGTGCTCATTGATTTTCGTACATATTGGTGAAACACGCcagctgtgttttattttggttattttgcGATAAAAGCGCCCCCTTGTGGCTGAATTTTGCACAGAACCTTAGGGGCAGATGGGGAAATAGGAAACCAAGTTTTATGTCATTTGGATATACCAATGTAGCTATATGCAACACTATTGTGACAAATCTACAGGAAGTTGTTTTTGAATAATTTGAGTATTCTTTGGattattaaaattgtttttaCAAAATTTCATCAGGAGTGATCATAGATTGCTATGTGCAAATTTTTGTGCGCATCGGTCAAATGGCCTATGAGGAGATGAAAACGGGTAATGTACCACATTTCGCGattttgtggaaaaaatatgagccgattcagctgaattcagggaaTGTGTGGACATAAGGTTTTTGAATATGCGAGATAGTATGTGGGAGTTATTGGCCAAAACATGTTTGCCCTGATTAtagtgccacctgctggtggaCACATGtaatttttggtgtgtgagctACTGGCACTAGTCTGTACCACCCACATGAATAAAATTTCGGTTCATTGTTACGGTTGCTGATCCCAGCATACAGACCGCTTGTCAGACACTTCAGACCAGCTAACAAACAGGTGAAGACCTGGCCGGAAGGAGACATCTCTGTCCTTCGGGACTGTTTTGAGGCATCAGTTACTGGCTTCATCAGCAAGTGCATTGATTATATCACTGTCATCAAGACCATCACCACACGCTCAAACCAGAAACCATGGATGACTGCAGAGGTATGTGCACTGCTAAGAGCCAGAGACATAGCCTTCAGAGCAGGAGATAAGGAAGCTCTGAGCACAGCGAGGGCAACACTGGCCCGGGCTATCAGGGATGATAAACGAGCGCATGCCCAGAAAATCCATGGCCACTtcagtgacagcagagacacacgGCAGCTGTGGCAGGGCATCAAAGCCATCACCAACTACAGGACAACAACACCAGTCTGTGACAGTGATGCCTCCCTGCCTGATGCACTGAATCTGTTCTACGCCTGGTTTGAAGCAGAAAACAATGTGGTGGCGAGGAAGAACACCCCCCCCTCCTGGCGAACAAGTGCTACATCTGACCAAGGCTGAGGTGAGAAAGATCCTACAAAGAGTCAACCTGCATAAGGCTGCTGGCGAAGACAACATTCCCGGGAGTGTGCTCAAAGGATGTGCAGACCAACTCGCAGATGTTCTCACAGACATCTTTAACATCTCCCTGAGTAGTGCCACCGTCCCACTGTGCTTTAAAACCATCACCATTATCCCTGTGCCCAAAAAGTCACCTGTGTCCTGCCTCAACGACCACCGCCCCATCGCACTCACCCCTACCatcatgaagtgctttgagagaCTGATCCTGAGGCACATAAAGAACCTTCTGCCTCCCACCCTACACCCCCTGTAGTTCGCCTATCGAACCAACCGCTCTACCGATGATGCCATCACCACTACCCTCCACCACCTGGACAAAAAGGACACTTACATCAGAATGCTGTTCATAGGCAGAAGGTACCATAGCACACGGTCAGTCACTACCAGAGGTGGGGGTCTCGAATCACATGACTTGACTCGAGTCGGACTGGAGTCGCAAATTtgaggacttgagacttacttgactaacactgatgaaagactcgacttgactttgacttggcaTTCATAACTTGAGGCTTGACTTAGACTTGACACAGATGACTGGAAAgtcttggcttttctttctttctttctttctttctttctttctttttttgcgtTTTTGATACTTTGCTCTCTGCCACTGACACAGAGCGTGCAAGCCTGGCAGGTGGTGGGCGTGCCAGAGTGGCACTGTGGCGCACAGGATCAAATGAGGAGAGGCAGCATGGCGAAATCATCACATTAGGATTCAAAGATTATTTCATGCCTAGGTGATTTTGGCCGCCGTTTTGgttacagcgtgtgtgtgtttcatataTAGTGTCTTCAGTGGGCACAAAgccattattttaaatgtaggcgTGCTGTACACGCTCACAACCAAACACTGTATCGGCACACATTCGATGCGACGCACTTGTTTTTTCATGCACATCCGCGACGAACCTGCTTCTCCTTCAGgtcttgtgtctgtgtctctcctactgttttttttacggAGCTCTGGCCCGTTTGAAAAGAGGAGGGGGGCCGTATGTGTGAAGACCTCGCCTCCGAGATgtagaatgtgttttatagaagagaaacacacatttcaggacagaacagacatgTCCTGTGATGTTCAGCCTCCTTTTATAGTAGGGGAGGGGGAacaagagtgagagtgagagtaatattctcagctgtcaggatgtgcagtATGGTGCAGTTCCAGGGTTGATATTAATCTAATCTTATTTTTGTATTCatgggtttgaaaaaaaattctaaaattGATCAACTATGCAattacatcatattattgaCTAACCTCTCCTATTTctgaaaaatacattcatacgAACTTCTTGTGACTTGCTTGACTTGACTTAGCAAtgacttgacttgcttgattttcatcacagtaacttgggacttgcttgagacttAACTTGCACGTATGTGACTTACTCCCATCTCTGGTCACTACCATACAAAAAAATAGCTTCTTCCCCTAGGCCATAAGACTCTTCAATGCTCAGAGACTGAACTGATCACTTTTGTTGCCCTTTTGTACGCTGTTCTATGTCACAGAGAGAAGAACTGCAAAATAGCATACCGAGTCTGAACCTGCAGGTCGTTACCTGCTCAGGCCCTTatgaaataatgaaacaaaCTAACTACTAGCCTACATTAAGTTTCCAAATCCTCAATTAACTCCATGTTATCTCTTGTCCTGCAAGGGAAAGGAATCCAGACATTtaccacaattttttttatcataaatcATGTAGTACCCAGAGGGTGCTACAAAATCGGAGAAATATGTCATTATATATAGATCAAagctcattttaatttaataaaatctatttaaaacatatttatgaccCGCAATAAAGGACTTACTTTTTTCTATATTCTACACGGAAGGAACATTGTATAAGAGAGGGAAGACTCAAAAGAGAAAGGTTGTCTATGACAAAGAAGAGGCCAACCAAAAATTCAGAGAATGCAATGCAAGTGCCTTTGGAGCTCACTGTGGTATCATGAAAACGAGAGACGCAGTGTGTAAAAGGTTTTATTGGCCTGGCATGACAGCTGATATTGATAAGTGGCccaatatgtatgtatgtgcaatgtaatgttgtcatatgtaatctaatctaatctaatacaattgaggtgtctggatggcaacacattctgatttttgaatttacttagtgtagGTTAAATGATGATTCATTGTTTCTCCCCATGTGAGTTAAAGAGTGCAGTAGTAGTaatagtttttcaactggtgaggGCTAAAGGTTTGCagacggcaggccatcataaagtactaaaacctgagATTGGCCCCCggcaaatggtgggagatgcccaaacgtttatgttcccatagagggatggggaacccatttgggtcattttggggacaagacctacagttgaccgcagccaggtcagatgacttaggggagaagagtagggaaacaggtcaactcctcttttaggctattggataatatgccaaaataaccaattagaagaagtgggtgtttactggaaaaggggctctaaaggccggtgcagAGAAAGGAAcagggggtggcacttggaaaacctcctaagagcaaaaggctgaggttttgaggaagcagagggcagagcattttttggcattgttttgtccacagatttgataatatcagaatgcggccgcttctgatcaggactcaaggcgctagattttgtttcaataaagattgcttcttcattccacccgccttgcctccgcagactccttttatgatcaaactacacgccgacaccgaAAGAAAGAGAGCCCAGAATCCACACAATAATTATAGtat is drawn from Sparus aurata chromosome 8, fSpaAur1.1, whole genome shotgun sequence and contains these coding sequences:
- the LOC115586378 gene encoding uncharacterized protein LOC115586378, whose amino-acid sequence is MRAGKLCTISSIVLRVSPSIRQQPFAAAASMSNSDRVVLVLGGAGTVGSGVVKALLDKGFKVAVISRDSSRLDRLRSLMSATTKDNLTTIVGNVGSEEGAEQAKQALLKAVGKVTDIVSSLGFSWWQGGPPHTQTLKDLHWVIETLLFSTFVSWKTFFPLVRDDSNCTYTFITGGAGEKLLMPGTGFLTVGAASTLAFCQVLREEYPEVPCKLNQVKINTGVAAPERMAPGYLNHLDLGEAVATLVERRNTSHTIFTVNCPADLKTVLLERNL